A window of Candidatus Bathyarchaeota archaeon contains these coding sequences:
- the porB gene encoding pyruvate synthase subunit PorB → MATTPWKFTAKEIVEKPELFTAGHRACAGCGPAIALRQIMKATRGPTIVTNATGCMEVVSTIYPYTAWKVPWIHTAFENVAANASGIEAALKVMKRKGRLKHEHVDVIAFAGDGGTFDIGIQALSGAVERGHDFLYVLYDNEAYMNTGIQRSGGTPHGASTTTSPAGRVIPGKTQFKKPIADIIVAHEIPYVATASIAYWQDILSKARKSLEVEGPAFMHVFTPCPRGWRYNTSKTIEVARLAVETCIFPLWEAVNEEYRLSPQSKIMALKPERKKPVTEYLKMQRRFGHLFTPKFEYVIDNIQKVVDKRWNKLLKKCDMS, encoded by the coding sequence ATGGCGACAACTCCTTGGAAATTCACTGCAAAAGAAATCGTGGAAAAACCAGAACTCTTCACAGCTGGTCATCGTGCATGCGCAGGATGTGGCCCAGCCATCGCTTTACGGCAGATAATGAAAGCCACACGAGGACCTACAATAGTCACGAACGCAACAGGGTGTATGGAAGTTGTGTCGACGATATATCCCTACACGGCGTGGAAAGTCCCATGGATTCACACGGCCTTCGAAAACGTCGCAGCTAACGCATCCGGCATTGAAGCTGCTTTGAAGGTGATGAAAAGGAAGGGACGGCTTAAGCATGAGCATGTTGATGTGATAGCTTTTGCCGGTGACGGAGGCACCTTCGACATTGGAATTCAAGCGTTGTCAGGTGCAGTAGAACGAGGCCACGACTTTCTATACGTGCTCTACGACAATGAGGCGTACATGAACACGGGTATACAACGAAGCGGAGGCACCCCCCACGGCGCCTCAACCACCACATCACCAGCAGGCAGGGTAATCCCTGGAAAGACTCAATTCAAGAAACCCATAGCAGACATCATAGTAGCCCATGAAATTCCCTATGTGGCAACAGCTTCGATTGCATATTGGCAAGACATACTAAGCAAGGCGCGGAAAAGTCTAGAGGTAGAAGGCCCAGCTTTTATGCATGTCTTTACACCTTGCCCCCGAGGCTGGCGCTACAATACAAGCAAAACTATAGAAGTCGCCCGCTTAGCCGTGGAAACCTGTATATTTCCTTTGTGGGAAGCAGTGAACGAAGAATACCGCTTGTCTCCTCAGAGCAAGATTATGGCTTTGAAACCTGAACGTAAGAAGCCAGTCACGGAATATCTGAAAATGCAGCGCCGTTTTGGACACTTGTTCACGCCGAAATTCGAATATGTAATAGATAACATTCAGAAGGTAGTTGACAAACGCTGGAACAAGCTGCTTAAGAAGTGCGACATGAGTTAA
- a CDS encoding nucleotide pyrophosphohydrolase, translating to MTSIRAFQSMMRRIYFHRDFKRGVVGTFMWLKEEVDELEEAMQNGNKKALEDEFADVIAWLASLANVLEIDLEEASLRKYDDCCPKCGSSPCKCPFGMIKG from the coding sequence ATGACTTCGATAAGAGCGTTTCAGAGCATGATGCGACGTATTTATTTTCATAGAGACTTTAAACGAGGGGTAGTGGGAACGTTTATGTGGCTTAAAGAGGAAGTTGACGAGCTTGAAGAAGCCATGCAAAATGGAAATAAGAAAGCCCTAGAAGACGAGTTTGCAGATGTTATCGCTTGGCTTGCGTCATTGGCTAATGTTCTTGAAATAGACTTGGAAGAGGCTTCACTAAGGAAATATGATGACTGTTGCCCGAAATGTGGTTCATCGCCCTGCAAATGTCCTTTTGGAATGATAAAGGGTTAA
- a CDS encoding 4Fe-4S binding protein, translated as MSQKPKGWKEVPVAGVCWKPATEYLTGDWRTFKPVRDPEKCTRCLLCPMICPDSAITWNKTTEDIEFNYDFCKGCGICANECPADAIKMVREGEA; from the coding sequence ATGAGCCAAAAGCCGAAGGGCTGGAAAGAAGTCCCCGTGGCGGGAGTTTGTTGGAAGCCGGCAACGGAATATCTCACCGGCGACTGGAGAACCTTCAAGCCAGTACGTGACCCTGAAAAATGCACCCGATGCCTACTATGCCCCATGATTTGCCCCGACTCAGCCATAACGTGGAACAAAACCACAGAAGACATCGAGTTCAACTATGATTTCTGTAAAGGATGTGGCATATGCGCTAACGAATGTCCCGCAGACGCCATAAAAATGGTGAGAGAAGGGGAGGCTTAA
- a CDS encoding preprotein translocase subunit Sec61beta, producing the protein MSRKKKRESGAPMPAASAGLLRFFEEETNGIRIKPELIIVLAISLIIFCILAQLYYVGRLF; encoded by the coding sequence ATGAGTAGAAAGAAAAAGCGGGAAAGTGGTGCTCCAATGCCAGCAGCAAGTGCTGGTTTGCTGCGATTTTTTGAAGAGGAGACTAACGGTATACGAATTAAACCAGAGCTTATTATTGTTCTCGCTATTAGTTTGATAATTTTCTGTATACTAGCACAGCTCTACTATGTCGGAAGGCTTTTCTGA
- a CDS encoding serine hydroxymethyltransferase — protein MSARESYNRTFRLLQEHHKWFQESVPLIASENVSSPAVREALASDFGHRYAEGWPGERVYAGCTYIDQVELLCIDLMKKLFSAEFVDVRPISGVVANLVVYTAFAEPGDVMMALSIPCGGHITTGKKRLGGTAGAVSGLDVQYLALDYKELNIDVDKTKKRVKKMVDKGKPPKLVMFGASVFPFPHPIGELAEIFHNVGATVGYDAAHVAGLIAGGTFQDPLREGADVVSLSTHKTLFGPQHGGVLSWSKYADNIKRATFPGMVSNHHLHALAGVTVACAEMLEFGKEYTRQVIRNAKALAQDLHERGFKVLAEHKGFTESHVILIDITQQGDGGSIEETLEKANIIINRNLLPWDIKEGRHFMHPGGIRLGTSEITRLGMKESEMAEIAEFIKRVIIDKEDVQKVKSDVAEFRRDYEKVHYCFEDAAKAYKYVKLR, from the coding sequence TTGTCTGCCCGCGAATCATATAACCGAACATTCAGACTGCTCCAAGAACATCATAAATGGTTCCAAGAAAGTGTTCCACTCATAGCAAGTGAAAACGTATCAAGCCCAGCTGTGCGTGAAGCGTTGGCAAGTGACTTTGGTCACCGGTATGCTGAAGGCTGGCCTGGCGAGCGGGTTTACGCTGGGTGCACGTACATAGATCAAGTTGAGCTTCTATGTATTGATTTGATGAAGAAGTTGTTTAGTGCAGAGTTTGTTGATGTACGTCCAATTTCAGGGGTGGTTGCAAACCTTGTAGTTTACACGGCCTTCGCGGAGCCCGGCGATGTCATGATGGCATTGTCGATTCCATGTGGAGGGCACATTACGACGGGTAAGAAGCGGCTGGGTGGCACTGCAGGTGCAGTTAGTGGTTTAGATGTGCAATACTTAGCCTTAGACTATAAGGAACTAAATATTGATGTGGACAAGACGAAGAAACGAGTGAAAAAAATGGTCGATAAGGGAAAGCCACCGAAACTGGTGATGTTTGGGGCAAGTGTGTTCCCGTTCCCACACCCAATTGGAGAACTAGCTGAAATCTTTCACAATGTAGGTGCTACAGTAGGCTATGACGCCGCTCACGTAGCTGGCTTGATTGCTGGCGGAACATTTCAGGATCCACTGCGAGAAGGCGCCGATGTTGTCAGCTTAAGCACTCACAAAACTCTTTTCGGCCCTCAACACGGCGGCGTACTTTCATGGAGCAAATACGCAGACAACATCAAGAGAGCCACGTTTCCAGGGATGGTTAGCAATCATCATCTGCACGCTTTAGCAGGCGTTACCGTGGCATGTGCTGAGATGTTAGAGTTTGGAAAAGAATATACCCGACAAGTTATCAGGAACGCGAAAGCATTGGCGCAGGATTTGCATGAACGTGGGTTCAAGGTGTTGGCAGAGCATAAAGGCTTCACCGAGTCGCATGTCATTCTTATCGACATAACACAGCAAGGTGACGGTGGCTCAATAGAGGAGACCTTGGAAAAGGCGAACATCATCATAAACCGCAACTTGTTGCCTTGGGACATCAAAGAAGGCCGTCATTTTATGCACCCAGGCGGGATAAGACTGGGCACATCTGAGATAACAAGGCTTGGCATGAAAGAGTCGGAGATGGCTGAAATCGCCGAATTCATAAAGCGTGTAATCATCGATAAGGAAGATGTCCAGAAGGTCAAAAGCGATGTTGCAGAGTTTAGAAGAGACTACGAAAAGGTGCACTATTGCTTTGAAGACGCTGCAAAGGCGTACAAATACGTAAAACTCCGCTAG
- the porA gene encoding pyruvate ferredoxin oxidoreductase, giving the protein MATVQQKVLALNGDEAVALAIKQSDVDVVAAYPITPQTIIVERFSEYVADGEVDTEFVCTESEHSALSACLTASATGVRTFTATASAGLALMHEILAVTSGCRAPVVMAIANRALSAPINIHCDHSDSMAERDSGWIQIYAENSQETYDSIIQAFRIAEHTDLLLPVMVCLDAFVLSHTLENVKVLPDETVRKFVGTRQIPLVMGHEGKKVPFKLDPDNPITMGPLDLYDYYFEHKRQQEEAMRKASKIIVNIHNEYAQLSGRKYGNGLVDAYYLEDADIATVCLGSTAGTAKTVVDQLRAEEIKAGLLRLRTFRPLPVTDIREALANVKAVAVMDRSNSFGGHGGAVFHEIRHALYDAQSHPYVVNYIYGLGGRDMPQNIIRGIYEDLQEILETKQVKSYVQFAGVRE; this is encoded by the coding sequence ATGGCAACTGTTCAACAAAAAGTCCTTGCATTAAATGGCGACGAAGCAGTTGCTCTGGCCATCAAACAGTCAGATGTAGACGTGGTAGCAGCATATCCCATAACCCCTCAAACAATCATCGTAGAACGGTTCAGCGAATATGTGGCAGACGGAGAGGTAGACACCGAATTTGTATGTACAGAGTCAGAACACAGCGCCCTCAGCGCATGTTTAACCGCCTCTGCCACCGGAGTTAGAACCTTCACCGCGACCGCTTCAGCTGGTCTTGCCTTGATGCATGAGATACTCGCCGTTACGTCAGGGTGCAGAGCACCCGTGGTGATGGCTATCGCAAATCGCGCGTTATCCGCGCCGATAAACATACACTGTGACCACTCGGATAGCATGGCAGAGAGAGATAGCGGTTGGATACAAATCTACGCCGAAAACTCGCAGGAAACGTACGATTCAATAATTCAAGCCTTCAGAATAGCCGAACATACAGACCTGCTTCTCCCAGTCATGGTGTGTCTCGACGCGTTCGTCCTCAGCCACACTCTGGAAAACGTCAAAGTGTTACCCGACGAAACTGTGCGAAAGTTTGTTGGCACTAGACAAATTCCTTTAGTAATGGGGCACGAAGGCAAAAAAGTGCCCTTCAAACTGGACCCAGACAATCCGATAACGATGGGGCCCTTAGACCTTTATGACTATTATTTCGAGCATAAGAGACAGCAAGAAGAGGCAATGCGAAAAGCGTCAAAAATAATTGTGAATATCCACAATGAGTATGCTCAACTAAGCGGACGCAAATACGGAAATGGACTTGTTGACGCTTATTATCTTGAAGACGCCGATATTGCAACAGTATGCCTTGGCTCAACCGCGGGCACCGCCAAAACTGTCGTGGATCAGCTTCGAGCCGAAGAAATAAAAGCTGGACTCTTACGTCTCCGCACCTTTAGACCGCTACCAGTAACAGACATCAGAGAGGCATTGGCTAACGTGAAAGCAGTGGCAGTAATGGATCGAAGCAACAGCTTCGGCGGACATGGAGGAGCAGTGTTTCACGAAATCCGCCACGCTCTCTACGACGCCCAATCACATCCATATGTTGTAAATTATATATACGGTCTTGGAGGAAGAGATATGCCTCAAAACATTATCCGAGGTATTTATGAAGACTTGCAGGAAATCCTCGAGACTAAACAGGTGAAAAGTTATGTGCAGTTTGCAGGAGTGCGAGAATAG
- a CDS encoding DUF2070 family protein codes for MLTFLSCIIGSVITTSLLARADMSLALQFGLLLFLSSAISDFIIRQVFMKSDPVHNVRRCAALSMFSILLWLSFLLIGSLLTLFLNSWIFWVDLFFIGFTAVCILRLIVFSSTSFAPYRKVVGASIMQPIVCLLPMFYVSFSVGHIFASITMAYFLFSIPISILTSFIFISSVNNIGVETFKIPTTMVLKAFLVNWMENLNVPVENLFERFGREKTIGFSLLAFKAEDRIKSVIVVSSFHPGPFRNVGSSLLPFMIQEALEKKLCGVVSVPHGLFGHEFDLSSQQQNQKVLRGVLDSSDFTHFGLKATRFVEANKGIAGAGCQIFGDCAVLTLTLAPETTEDFPQEIGDFILEEASKLGLAHVIIINAHNSINGVFDVSGVVEPLKEAALDVLKKASKLKPSSIEVGAAKVVPKEFSFEDGMGPGGICALVIRVGKQTCAYVTIDGNNMVSGLREKILGALKELDVDIGEVFTTDTHVVNGIIMTARGYHPLGEAISHEKLINYIKQAVREALSNVEYTSTAWSVGEVPNVSVIGEKQIKELSLLADRASQRAKKTAIPLFTAVGLLLTALVTVLQL; via the coding sequence TTGCTCACATTTCTGTCGTGCATAATAGGCAGTGTTATAACGACTTCTTTGCTTGCACGCGCGGATATGAGTTTGGCTTTACAGTTTGGCTTACTTCTTTTTTTGTCGTCAGCAATTTCCGACTTCATTATAAGACAGGTTTTTATGAAATCAGACCCTGTTCACAACGTGCGGCGTTGCGCTGCTCTTTCCATGTTCTCCATTCTGTTGTGGTTAAGCTTTCTCCTAATTGGTTCTTTGCTAACTCTTTTTCTTAATTCGTGGATTTTTTGGGTTGACCTTTTTTTCATAGGGTTCACCGCTGTTTGCATTCTTCGTTTGATCGTGTTTTCTTCAACTTCTTTTGCACCTTATCGGAAAGTTGTGGGTGCATCTATAATGCAGCCTATAGTTTGTCTTTTACCCATGTTCTACGTGTCATTCTCTGTAGGCCACATCTTTGCCAGTATTACAATGGCATATTTTCTCTTTTCAATTCCCATATCGATTCTTACATCGTTTATCTTCATCAGTTCAGTGAACAACATAGGCGTTGAAACTTTCAAAATACCTACGACCATGGTCTTGAAGGCTTTTCTTGTTAACTGGATGGAAAATCTGAATGTACCTGTTGAAAATCTTTTTGAAAGATTTGGAAGGGAAAAAACTATTGGCTTCTCTCTATTAGCCTTTAAGGCAGAAGACCGTATTAAATCTGTAATTGTTGTATCATCTTTCCATCCTGGACCATTTAGAAATGTCGGGAGTAGTCTTCTTCCATTCATGATTCAAGAAGCATTAGAAAAGAAGCTATGTGGCGTTGTATCAGTTCCTCACGGCTTGTTTGGACACGAGTTTGATCTTTCGTCTCAGCAACAAAATCAAAAAGTATTGAGAGGGGTTTTAGACTCATCTGATTTTACCCATTTTGGTTTGAAAGCGACGCGATTTGTAGAAGCGAATAAAGGTATTGCGGGTGCGGGTTGTCAGATATTTGGAGATTGTGCAGTTCTTACTCTGACTTTGGCGCCTGAGACAACCGAGGATTTTCCGCAGGAAATAGGTGATTTTATTCTTGAAGAAGCGTCAAAGCTTGGTTTAGCTCATGTAATAATAATTAACGCGCATAATAGCATCAACGGGGTCTTTGATGTAAGCGGTGTTGTGGAGCCTTTGAAAGAGGCTGCTCTTGACGTTTTGAAAAAAGCCTCCAAACTAAAGCCTTCTTCTATTGAAGTAGGTGCAGCAAAGGTTGTACCGAAGGAGTTTAGTTTTGAGGATGGGATGGGACCTGGTGGAATATGCGCTTTAGTAATTAGAGTTGGCAAACAGACTTGTGCTTACGTGACTATTGATGGCAATAACATGGTTTCTGGTCTTAGAGAAAAGATTCTTGGCGCTCTAAAAGAGTTGGATGTTGACATAGGGGAGGTTTTCACCACGGACACGCATGTCGTAAACGGCATTATTATGACTGCGCGTGGATATCATCCTCTGGGCGAGGCGATATCTCATGAGAAGTTGATTAACTATATCAAACAAGCAGTCAGAGAAGCATTGAGCAATGTGGAGTATACATCTACTGCTTGGAGTGTAGGCGAGGTTCCCAATGTGAGTGTGATTGGAGAAAAACAGATAAAAGAGCTGTCGCTTCTGGCAGACAGGGCATCACAACGGGCTAAGAAAACGGCAATCCCACTATTCACGGCAGTGGGCTTGCTTTTGACAGCGTTGGTTACTGTCTTACAGCTTTAA
- a CDS encoding DNA polymerase II large subunit, protein MGVKMSKEYQRYAFSIENELQRLYEIARKAREKGLDPALKPESEIAKDLAELVEGLVGPTGVAESIRELSEKLPREELAFKIAEEIVYGKFGHMDTQTAAEQAVRTSLAILTEGITAAPLQGVAKVSIKTNLDQTKYLAIYYAGPIRSAGGTDQALTLVIGDFVRRLLGLDRYKPTEEEINRFIEEMRLYERSVGRFQYHVADERLRMALESIPVEVTGTESDPVEVQSFRNLPRIETNHVRGGALRVVNDGVIGRAAKVFIIIKKLGIEGWDWLKHTGETRGTQEKKKTAGFMEDIIAGRPVFSFPSQPGGFRLRYGRSRNTGLAAVGVHPLTMLVLNQFLAGGTQIRMELPGKGGIVMPVDTIEPPIVLLKDGSVTRVSRQNFEQIKNKVDKILFLGDLLVSFGDFLYNNKKLCPSGYTEEWWKGELELVITQHFKGDFEKAATSTHVSAQRLETFLSHPFHNKPNAEEAIAIAKNLDVPLHPNYSFFWSNIATEELHELRQWLLNSQVQRENEQISRITNELNTTVKSVLERLCLPHRVVKNQIIIEGNEAFTLATCLGFDSPTAKFDTAISSFEALKNLSGITVRAKIRTTIGARMGRPEKAKRREMKPRVHLLFPVGLAGGSQRDLIIAAQKGPVRVDLVKRRCPSCREQTLRTKCPSCHVKTVLEKTCPRCGIKADKDVCPTCKIPTSGFERQTLDLKPLIRDSCRQLAVNQPEIIKGVKGLSNEHKVAEIFEKGILRARGDLSVYKDGTIRFDATNAPLTHFKPVEVRVSVEKLKQLGYALDFQGSPLTSEEQICELKVQDVVIPRKSATYFVRVANFLDQLLEKVYKLPKHYNVKQAEDLVGHLLVGLAPHTSVGILGRIIGFTDLDVCYAHPLWHSAKRRDCDGDEDALMLALDTLLNFSRSYLPSKIGGIMDAPLFIIPVINPMEVQRQAHEFEIVDHYPLEFYAKTLENVAPWKVTNLVDLVAHKLGTEAQFEGFGYTTPVSNINMGNRESMYKKLKKMTDKLNSQLELADKIEAVDAKRVALKVLTTHFLRDISGNLRAFSTQGFRCKLCNKRFRRMPLKGKCLECGGPLSLTVYRGGIEKYIAAARRLVEKYDLPRYYLHRLALVEEEIATLFEGKKPRQISLVDFA, encoded by the coding sequence CGAAATTGCGAAAGACCTTGCGGAGCTTGTGGAAGGTTTGGTGGGCCCTACAGGGGTTGCAGAGAGCATAAGGGAACTAAGCGAAAAGCTTCCTCGCGAAGAGCTTGCTTTTAAAATTGCCGAAGAAATTGTCTATGGTAAGTTTGGCCACATGGACACTCAGACCGCTGCAGAGCAAGCCGTTCGCACATCTCTTGCCATTCTGACAGAAGGCATAACAGCAGCTCCTTTGCAGGGAGTTGCAAAGGTATCCATAAAAACTAACCTCGACCAAACAAAGTATTTGGCTATATATTATGCAGGTCCAATTCGTTCGGCTGGGGGCACAGATCAGGCATTAACACTTGTGATCGGCGACTTTGTACGTCGTCTTCTTGGCTTGGACCGTTACAAGCCTACGGAGGAAGAAATAAATCGGTTTATTGAAGAGATGCGGCTATATGAGCGAAGTGTAGGTCGATTTCAATATCACGTCGCTGATGAGCGACTTCGGATGGCTCTAGAGTCAATACCCGTCGAGGTAACGGGCACCGAATCTGACCCTGTTGAGGTGCAGTCTTTCCGCAATTTGCCTAGAATAGAGACAAATCATGTTCGTGGGGGTGCTCTGCGTGTAGTAAACGACGGTGTTATAGGTCGAGCAGCAAAGGTCTTCATCATTATTAAAAAATTAGGCATTGAGGGTTGGGATTGGCTGAAACACACAGGCGAAACGAGGGGAACTCAGGAAAAGAAAAAGACTGCTGGTTTTATGGAAGACATAATTGCGGGGCGTCCCGTTTTTTCGTTTCCTTCACAACCAGGTGGGTTTCGCCTTCGCTATGGGCGGTCAAGAAACACTGGTTTGGCCGCTGTTGGAGTACACCCCTTGACAATGTTGGTTCTAAACCAATTCCTTGCTGGAGGCACACAGATTCGTATGGAATTGCCAGGTAAGGGTGGGATAGTTATGCCTGTGGACACTATTGAGCCACCTATAGTATTGTTAAAAGACGGCTCAGTAACTCGCGTTTCAAGACAAAACTTCGAGCAAATAAAAAACAAGGTTGATAAGATTCTTTTTCTGGGTGACCTACTCGTTAGCTTTGGAGACTTCTTGTATAACAACAAAAAGCTTTGCCCTTCAGGGTATACAGAGGAATGGTGGAAGGGTGAGTTGGAATTAGTGATAACGCAGCATTTTAAAGGTGATTTTGAGAAAGCAGCAACATCTACACATGTCTCGGCGCAACGTTTAGAAACATTCCTTTCACACCCCTTCCACAACAAACCAAATGCGGAAGAAGCTATTGCGATAGCTAAAAACCTCGATGTTCCGCTTCATCCAAATTATAGTTTCTTCTGGTCGAACATAGCAACCGAGGAATTACACGAACTGCGCCAATGGCTGCTCAATTCTCAGGTTCAAAGAGAGAACGAGCAAATTTCCCGAATAACTAATGAATTGAACACTACAGTGAAGAGCGTACTAGAGCGTTTATGCCTTCCTCACCGAGTTGTTAAAAATCAAATAATCATTGAAGGCAATGAAGCTTTCACCTTGGCTACTTGTCTTGGCTTTGATTCACCAACAGCTAAATTTGACACCGCCATTTCTTCTTTCGAGGCTTTAAAGAATCTTTCCGGTATTACTGTTCGAGCAAAAATACGTACCACCATAGGGGCACGTATGGGTAGACCCGAGAAAGCAAAAAGACGAGAAATGAAGCCTCGCGTCCATCTTCTCTTCCCTGTAGGACTAGCTGGAGGGTCGCAACGTGATTTAATTATAGCAGCTCAAAAGGGGCCAGTTCGTGTAGACTTGGTAAAGCGACGATGCCCAAGCTGCCGAGAACAGACTCTGAGAACCAAATGTCCTTCATGTCACGTTAAAACAGTTCTTGAGAAAACTTGTCCCCGATGCGGTATAAAAGCTGATAAAGATGTTTGCCCGACCTGCAAAATTCCTACTAGCGGCTTTGAACGGCAAACGCTTGACTTGAAACCCCTGATTAGAGATTCTTGCCGCCAGTTGGCTGTCAATCAGCCAGAGATTATTAAAGGAGTTAAAGGCTTGTCAAACGAGCACAAGGTTGCTGAAATTTTTGAGAAGGGTATTCTTCGCGCTAGGGGAGACCTGTCTGTTTATAAAGATGGGACAATACGGTTTGACGCTACAAATGCTCCACTAACTCATTTCAAACCTGTTGAAGTCAGAGTTTCAGTGGAGAAACTTAAACAGTTAGGATACGCTTTGGATTTCCAAGGCAGCCCTCTAACCAGTGAAGAGCAAATTTGCGAATTGAAGGTGCAAGATGTTGTCATCCCGCGAAAGAGCGCAACATATTTTGTTCGTGTGGCGAACTTTCTTGACCAACTTCTCGAAAAAGTCTACAAACTTCCAAAACATTACAACGTGAAACAAGCTGAAGACTTGGTAGGTCATCTTTTGGTTGGTTTGGCTCCCCACACTTCTGTCGGCATTTTAGGTCGTATCATAGGATTCACCGACCTTGACGTCTGCTACGCTCATCCCTTGTGGCATTCTGCAAAGCGGCGTGATTGTGATGGAGATGAAGACGCTTTGATGCTTGCTCTTGATACTTTGTTGAACTTTTCAAGGTCATATCTGCCTTCTAAAATAGGCGGCATAATGGACGCGCCTCTTTTCATAATTCCAGTTATTAATCCGATGGAGGTGCAGCGCCAAGCGCACGAGTTTGAAATTGTCGATCATTATCCTTTGGAATTTTACGCGAAAACGTTAGAAAATGTTGCTCCTTGGAAAGTGACGAACCTAGTTGATTTGGTTGCCCACAAGTTGGGAACTGAAGCGCAGTTTGAGGGCTTTGGCTATACAACTCCTGTTTCGAACATTAACATGGGAAATCGTGAAAGCATGTATAAGAAGCTTAAGAAGATGACCGACAAGCTAAACAGTCAGTTAGAGCTTGCAGACAAAATCGAAGCGGTTGACGCCAAGCGTGTGGCTTTGAAAGTCTTAACAACTCATTTTCTTAGGGATATCTCTGGAAACCTCCGCGCTTTCTCAACTCAAGGCTTCCGCTGCAAACTGTGCAACAAACGTTTCCGCCGCATGCCACTTAAAGGAAAATGTCTAGAATGCGGAGGCCCATTGTCACTGACAGTGTATCGTGGCGGAATCGAAAAATATATTGCCGCCGCACGGCGCCTCGTGGAAAAATATGATCTGCCCAGATATTATCTTCACCGTCTTGCATTGGTGGAAGAAGAGATAGCCACTCTATTCGAAGGGAAGAAGCCTCGGCAAATAAGCCTTGTAGATTTTGCTTAA